Genomic segment of Deltaproteobacteria bacterium:
AATCAAATCTCATATCCTCTTTCATGCCAAATAGAGATTTTCTATAAAATACCATTCTTAGAGGTCCGAGATATGGCTGTCCTGTCTCTTTTTCCTTCACTATAGCGACTGCCTTAACCCTGATCGTTGCATCGCTCTGTTTATGCTGAAATGCAGAGAAATGAATTACGTAATCATCCTTTTCAGCAAAATATTCCTCTGATGGATTCTGAGGATAATGGGTCTGCGCTCCGGCATGCGGGTTTATGATTTTTGCATGGGCAGCGTGAGAGACAGTGAGGAGTGAGGAGTGAGGAGTGAGGAGTAAAAACAACAAAAAACAAATAATCTTTGCCTTTACTCCGAACTCCGAACTCCGAACTCCGAACTTGTATTTCACAGAGACCGCAGGACACTTTGATATGCAGAGTCCGCAATTATCACATTCTATGCCAATCATATTTTTGTGCGGCTCAAGCCCTCTTGGGCATGCCTCTGTGCAGAGACTGCACTGTGCTGGACATGACTTGGTATTTACATCTATGCCAACGAGCCGCTTAAACCCAAGCAAAGAAAAGAATGCTCCGCCCGGGCAGAGATATTTGCACCATCCCCTCCTTGATACAAGCAGTTCAAATACAAGCAGGGATAATATCAGAATCATCCCGAAACTGAATGTGGAATAGAATATATAGTGATATAATTCCCTGCTGACAAGGGCATAAGGCAAAATGTATGGAAGCAGATGAATCCCGAATAAAGACAGTGTGAGGATAGAAAAAAGCGCAAAATATTTATATTCCCTGGACATAGAAATGTTTAGAATAGGCACATTAAATCTCTCTAAAACTTTTCTAATCTTTTCATTTAACTCAAAGAGAAAATTCATAGGGCAAATCCATCCGCAGAATGCCCTGCCGAATATCAGGATAAACACTAAAGGTATGATGATTGAGATTAAAAGTGGAATATAAAATACCTTGCTGGCAATGGTTGTAGCAATTGCTATAACAGGGTCTGTAATATTA
This window contains:
- a CDS encoding 4Fe-4S binding protein, which gives rise to MLQYIRKTIQISVIAVILAITIISYYGYLLSAKGQKDLMDMAMEENGYIMSYLYAFIHKIASQPVNSGDFVPYLDIFKGGAWSLTLFGFNITDPVIAIATTIASKVFYIPLLISIIIPLVFILIFGRAFCGWICPMNFLFELNEKIRKVLERFNVPILNISMSREYKYFALFSILTLSLFGIHLLPYILPYALVSRELYHYIFYSTFSFGMILILSLLVFELLVSRRGWCKYLCPGGAFFSLLGFKRLVGIDVNTKSCPAQCSLCTEACPRGLEPHKNMIGIECDNCGLCISKCPAVSVKYKFGVRSSEFGVKAKIICFLLFLLLTPHSSLLTVSHAAHAKIINPHAGAQTHYPQNPSEEYFAEKDDYVIHFSAFQHKQSDATIRVKAVAIVKEKETGQPYLGPLRMVFYRKSLFGMKEDMRFDFEKDFEKRYPFYANLPYEGDFVAKVSFNASGKEINVEFPMKVGETKTNLIFLGFISFVLISSIITVAYLKKKQQEAKKKVAPVG